The Haloarchaeobius amylolyticus genome window below encodes:
- a CDS encoding DUF7345 domain-containing protein, with product MSAPRPLAVCLLACVLLSAVAGASAPGAGASGRDPALATTAAVAPTPENATHELSVLVDADGDATVRFTVRYPARNQSEAEAASAGDLATPWFEGNATVRRVFEAAADGDDSLADPARTVQHTDYFPGPATRNATHGWVSVSAYATWEGFLGDGDDRQAVGDAFTAELGSGDRLTVTVPYWWEPSSGAEGYVTRTRGDEVTYATTVDSGAPPTLVFERDAFATRTTTRAGENWSIPLGPAAGAIPAALAVVVVAGLLAARRRTDDG from the coding sequence GTCCGCTCGCCGTCTGCCTGCTCGCGTGCGTCCTCCTGAGTGCCGTGGCTGGCGCGAGCGCGCCCGGCGCAGGGGCGAGCGGACGTGACCCGGCGCTGGCTACCACCGCGGCTGTCGCGCCGACGCCCGAGAACGCGACCCACGAACTGTCGGTCCTCGTGGACGCGGACGGCGACGCGACCGTCCGGTTCACGGTACGCTACCCCGCCCGGAACCAGAGCGAGGCCGAGGCCGCCAGCGCGGGTGACCTCGCGACGCCCTGGTTCGAGGGCAACGCGACGGTCCGCCGGGTGTTCGAGGCGGCCGCCGACGGGGACGACTCGCTCGCGGACCCGGCGCGGACCGTCCAGCACACCGACTACTTCCCGGGGCCGGCGACCCGGAACGCGACACACGGCTGGGTGTCGGTCTCTGCCTACGCCACCTGGGAGGGGTTCCTCGGCGACGGTGACGACCGGCAGGCCGTCGGCGACGCCTTCACCGCCGAACTCGGCTCCGGCGACCGCCTCACCGTCACGGTCCCGTACTGGTGGGAGCCGTCGTCGGGAGCCGAAGGGTACGTCACCCGCACGCGCGGCGACGAGGTGACGTACGCGACGACGGTCGACTCGGGGGCGCCCCCGACGCTCGTCTTCGAGCGAGACGCGTTCGCCACCCGGACGACGACCCGCGCCGGGGAGAACTGGAGCATCCCACTGGGACCGGCCGCAGGCGCGATTCCGGCCGCACTGGCGGTCGTCGTGGTCGCCGGCCTCCTCGCGGCCCGGCGCCGGACGGACGACGGCTGA
- a CDS encoding TspO/MBR family protein → MSTSGSTRSGLDLPSRDELLRIVGFVVLVNLVGGAAAVIGGPGSEWFLALEKPWFYPPGWAFGVVWTLLFSLLGVALYRVWRADESGERRVALGAFALQMVFNVAWTPAFFGAQNPGLGLAVIAVLWVLVVATIWAFRRVDRPAAALLVPYLLWVSFAAVLNYDIWRLN, encoded by the coding sequence ATGTCAACCTCCGGTAGCACGCGCTCGGGCCTCGACCTGCCCTCGCGCGACGAACTGTTGCGCATCGTCGGCTTCGTCGTCCTCGTCAACCTCGTCGGGGGCGCGGCCGCGGTCATCGGCGGCCCCGGCAGCGAGTGGTTCCTCGCGCTCGAGAAACCGTGGTTCTACCCGCCGGGCTGGGCGTTCGGCGTGGTCTGGACGCTCCTGTTCTCGCTGCTCGGCGTGGCGCTGTACCGCGTCTGGCGCGCCGACGAGTCCGGCGAGCGCCGGGTCGCCCTCGGCGCGTTCGCCCTCCAGATGGTGTTCAACGTCGCCTGGACGCCCGCGTTCTTCGGGGCACAGAACCCCGGCCTCGGGCTGGCCGTCATCGCGGTGCTGTGGGTGCTCGTGGTCGCGACCATCTGGGCGTTCCGCCGGGTCGACCGGCCCGCCGCCGCGTTGCTGGTGCCCTACCTGCTGTGGGTGAGCTTCGCCGCCGTGTTGAACTACGACATCTGGCGGCTGAACTGA
- a CDS encoding ATP-binding protein, giving the protein MPDAPPVVVTARTAERRSAVATALDVRPTETVAPEALGEWLATTAAACLVVADDPADPVVRDACEAGTGVPTVVFAAVEPGSVPCHADGFVRDDGRYDRLRDEVRWRLRAGTDAAESELEASRAKIERLHTVAAEMVACDTEAEVFEVAIRAAEQILDLDIVGIDTVEDGYFVPRAVSEELKSSGYGTLPADEGVAGRSYQEGESILVPDTEAHPDASPTGPYRSVLSVPIGDIGILQAGSCETDAFGERDRELAELLVSHVAETVERLQAEERLRRERDRLSALFENVPDPVVRFAYEDGALRVQDVNATFERVFGWAADEIRGEDIDEYIVPEGREDEAKRLNEKLMAGESLHVTTQRRTHDEVRDILLHVVPFERGERSLQGFAIYTDITEEKARQRELERQNERLDAFASIVSHDLRNPLSIAQGYLTLAQDVGDPEHFEEIRHAHERMSNLIDDLLTLSRQGDVVGSLDPVSLAEVATQAWAGVQTGGAELAVVEDTTLLADRDRLVELFENLFRNAVLHGCPVDGDAGYREDGSSLTVTVGVLPGEPAEDAAGFYVADSGCGIPPGERETVFESGYTTSDEGTGFGLTIVQEIASAHGWAVSVDESEAGGVQFDFEGVETPADET; this is encoded by the coding sequence ATGCCCGACGCTCCCCCCGTCGTCGTGACCGCCAGGACGGCCGAGAGACGGTCGGCCGTAGCGACCGCCCTCGACGTGCGGCCGACGGAGACGGTCGCCCCCGAGGCACTCGGCGAGTGGCTCGCGACGACCGCGGCCGCCTGCCTCGTCGTCGCCGACGACCCGGCCGACCCGGTGGTCCGGGACGCCTGCGAGGCCGGTACCGGCGTCCCGACCGTCGTCTTCGCCGCCGTCGAGCCCGGGTCGGTCCCCTGTCACGCGGACGGGTTCGTCCGCGACGACGGCCGATACGACCGCCTCCGGGACGAGGTGCGCTGGCGGCTGCGGGCCGGCACCGACGCCGCCGAGTCCGAACTCGAGGCCAGCCGGGCGAAGATCGAGCGCCTGCACACGGTCGCCGCGGAGATGGTCGCCTGCGACACCGAAGCGGAGGTGTTCGAGGTGGCCATCCGGGCGGCCGAGCAGATCCTCGACCTCGACATCGTCGGCATCGACACGGTCGAGGACGGCTACTTCGTCCCGCGGGCGGTCTCCGAGGAGCTGAAGTCGTCGGGCTACGGCACCCTGCCGGCCGACGAGGGCGTCGCCGGGCGCAGCTACCAGGAGGGCGAGTCCATCCTCGTCCCCGACACCGAGGCGCACCCGGACGCCTCGCCCACGGGCCCGTACCGCTCCGTCCTCTCCGTCCCGATCGGCGACATCGGCATCCTGCAGGCCGGCTCCTGCGAGACCGACGCGTTCGGCGAGCGCGACCGCGAACTCGCGGAACTGCTGGTGAGCCACGTCGCCGAGACGGTCGAACGCCTGCAGGCCGAGGAGCGGCTCCGACGCGAGCGCGACCGACTGTCGGCCCTGTTCGAGAACGTCCCCGACCCGGTCGTCCGCTTCGCCTACGAGGACGGTGCGCTGCGCGTCCAGGACGTGAACGCGACGTTCGAGCGGGTCTTCGGCTGGGCGGCCGACGAGATCCGCGGCGAGGACATCGACGAGTACATCGTCCCCGAGGGGCGCGAGGACGAGGCCAAGCGCCTGAACGAGAAGCTCATGGCGGGCGAGAGCCTCCACGTGACGACCCAGCGCCGGACCCACGACGAGGTCCGGGACATCCTGCTCCACGTCGTCCCGTTCGAGCGCGGCGAACGCAGCCTCCAGGGCTTCGCCATCTACACCGACATCACGGAGGAGAAGGCCAGACAGCGCGAACTCGAGCGCCAGAACGAGCGCCTCGACGCCTTCGCGAGCATCGTCAGCCACGACCTGCGCAACCCCCTCTCCATCGCCCAGGGCTACCTCACACTCGCCCAGGACGTGGGCGACCCCGAACACTTCGAGGAGATACGCCACGCCCACGAGCGCATGAGCAACCTCATCGACGACCTGCTCACGCTCTCCCGACAGGGGGACGTGGTCGGGTCGCTCGACCCGGTCAGCCTCGCCGAGGTCGCGACGCAGGCGTGGGCCGGCGTCCAGACCGGCGGGGCCGAACTGGCGGTCGTCGAGGACACGACGCTGCTCGCCGACCGTGACCGGCTCGTCGAGCTGTTCGAGAACCTCTTCCGGAACGCGGTGCTCCACGGCTGTCCGGTCGACGGCGACGCCGGCTACCGCGAGGACGGGTCGTCGCTCACGGTGACAGTGGGGGTGTTGCCCGGCGAGCCGGCCGAGGACGCGGCGGGCTTCTACGTCGCCGACTCCGGCTGTGGTATCCCGCCGGGGGAACGCGAGACGGTCTTCGAGTCGGGCTACACGACCAGCGACGAGGGGACGGGCTTCGGCCTCACCATCGTCCAGGAGATCGCCTCGGCCCACGGCTGGGCGGTGTCGGTCGACGAGAGCGAGGCTGGCGGTGTGCAGTTCGACTTCGAAGGCGTGGAGACGCCGGCCGACGAGACGTGA
- a CDS encoding HalX domain-containing protein, with translation MTDDTTEVLIVEDNTELASLYVSWLGDRWDVRSVTDGASAIEAVTATTDVVVLDRRLPGISGDEVLQQLRAAGFDCQVVIVTAVEPDFDIVEMGFDDYLVKPVDASTLNRCIRRLERRSAYDAELREYYSQVTKKAVLEARKSEAALDDSDEYTELRERVETQADRADQLLDELLTDTADHAHLFHGLLESDPGAASN, from the coding sequence ATGACCGACGACACCACAGAGGTCCTCATCGTCGAGGACAACACGGAGCTGGCGAGCCTCTACGTATCCTGGCTGGGCGACCGATGGGACGTACGTAGTGTGACCGACGGGGCGTCCGCCATCGAGGCCGTCACAGCGACGACGGACGTGGTCGTCCTCGACCGTCGGTTACCGGGCATCTCGGGCGACGAGGTGCTCCAGCAGCTCCGGGCGGCAGGCTTCGACTGCCAGGTCGTCATCGTCACCGCCGTCGAGCCCGACTTCGACATCGTCGAGATGGGCTTCGACGACTACCTCGTCAAACCGGTCGACGCGTCGACGCTCAACCGGTGCATCCGCCGGCTCGAACGTCGGTCGGCCTACGACGCGGAGCTCCGGGAGTACTACTCGCAGGTCACGAAGAAGGCCGTCCTCGAGGCGCGCAAGTCCGAGGCGGCACTCGACGACAGCGACGAGTACACCGAACTCAGAGAGCGCGTCGAGACGCAGGCCGACCGGGCCGACCAGTTGCTCGACGAGTTGCTCACGGACACGGCCGACCACGCCCACCTGTTCCACGGGCTGCTCGAGTCGGACCCGGGTGCGGCGTCGAACTGA
- a CDS encoding replication factor C small subunit has translation MSEADETGARPGGRNEVWIEKYRPDSLDDVVGHEDIIGRLQSYISKDELPHLMFAGPAGVGKCVTGETPVLTNRGVERIEDVVGDADGFAEPDDDLQVVTFDAQGNFEYVTPSKVFGKQADNVVEVATRDGNQVTVTPEHRLLVLSADGLEWRQAQDVEAGDRVVRPRNTPVPEGEAELDWLDQVDPNRIHADVSAGFAAEHNLTYQETTDRVPLSTLLDLDTSRDRLYTEIDRIEYVNANGYASTPIEVTNEVTPRLASFLGLAVSEARIDNGRIRFYNTDDALLDEFEQTVVDLFGLEPTRGEQGGTPFVRVISQTLTHFLESCFDVFDGATTGDGIGSTLVRADDESRAAFCRAMFDAEGYVADNGILELTQKNGGHITLLSYLLSSFGIPSRRTVKRKAATNGSGKKREYHVLSISGAPNVRRFEDAIGFTIDYKAEALAKHTEKDSNPNHDTIPVQSAVDDVCQRLHIDKNSVVPESLNPETPGRENYETALRTLLDEANERLETAQVVHEAMAEIRADIEAVSKTPATWVRSREQLGPLTTRKEVAAETGVRTDRLLEYSDGRRAPTARRAEEILVTLGESEGTPPVRTVQNELASAIDALGVSFNRVGDEAGIRGADVANLVRTEDHDIASLTRFETVTEAIESIANDMLSVDVLDSIQKLEALVSADLYYDEVESVDPVDEETRVYDLTVPESHNYVAGAVPTVMHNTASAVSIAKEIYGDEWRENFLELNASDQRGIDVVRDRIKNFARTSFGGYDYRIIFLDEADALTSDAQSALRRTMEQFSNNTRFILSCNYSSQIIDPIQSRCAVFRFTQLSDEAVGEQVRYIAGEEGIPLTDEGVDALVYAADGDMRKAINALQAASVMGDEVTEETVYAITATARPEEVEAMVTDAIEGDFIAARAKLDELLTERGLAGGDIIDQLHRSAWEFDLSEEAAVRLMDRVGEADFRITQGASERVQLEALLASLALD, from the coding sequence ATGAGCGAGGCCGACGAGACCGGCGCACGACCCGGGGGGCGCAACGAGGTCTGGATCGAGAAGTACCGGCCGGACTCCCTAGACGACGTTGTCGGGCACGAGGACATCATCGGACGCCTGCAGAGCTACATCTCGAAGGACGAACTGCCCCACCTCATGTTCGCGGGGCCGGCCGGCGTCGGTAAATGTGTAACTGGGGAGACCCCAGTTCTGACGAATCGCGGTGTCGAGCGTATCGAGGATGTCGTCGGCGACGCAGATGGGTTCGCGGAACCAGACGACGACCTTCAGGTAGTCACCTTCGACGCGCAGGGGAACTTCGAGTACGTGACGCCGTCGAAGGTGTTCGGGAAGCAGGCCGACAACGTAGTCGAAGTGGCCACCCGCGATGGGAATCAGGTGACGGTCACGCCGGAACACCGACTGCTCGTCCTCTCTGCTGACGGCCTCGAATGGCGGCAGGCCCAAGACGTAGAAGCAGGTGACAGGGTCGTTCGACCGCGTAACACGCCGGTTCCAGAGGGAGAGGCGGAACTCGACTGGCTCGACCAGGTCGACCCCAACCGAATCCACGCCGATGTCTCGGCGGGCTTCGCGGCGGAACACAACCTGACTTATCAAGAGACCACCGACCGCGTGCCGCTGTCGACCCTCCTTGACCTCGACACTTCGCGTGACCGACTTTACACCGAGATAGACCGAATCGAGTACGTCAACGCCAACGGGTACGCTTCGACGCCGATCGAGGTCACGAACGAGGTGACGCCCCGGCTCGCATCGTTCCTCGGACTCGCGGTGAGCGAAGCACGAATCGACAACGGCCGAATCCGGTTCTACAACACCGACGACGCACTTCTCGACGAGTTCGAGCAGACCGTCGTCGACCTGTTCGGACTCGAACCGACTCGGGGTGAACAGGGCGGAACCCCCTTCGTTCGGGTCATCTCTCAGACGCTCACGCACTTCCTCGAGTCCTGCTTCGACGTGTTCGATGGGGCCACGACTGGCGACGGTATCGGCTCCACACTCGTCCGTGCCGACGACGAATCACGGGCCGCATTCTGCCGGGCGATGTTCGACGCAGAGGGGTACGTCGCGGACAACGGTATTCTGGAACTTACGCAGAAGAACGGCGGCCACATCACACTCCTCTCGTATCTGCTCTCCAGTTTCGGTATCCCGTCCAGACGGACGGTGAAGCGAAAGGCCGCAACGAACGGGAGTGGCAAGAAGCGGGAGTATCACGTCCTCTCGATATCAGGTGCGCCGAACGTTCGACGGTTCGAGGATGCCATCGGCTTCACCATCGACTACAAAGCCGAGGCACTCGCGAAGCACACCGAGAAAGACTCGAACCCGAACCACGACACGATACCGGTGCAGTCGGCGGTCGACGACGTCTGTCAGCGACTACACATCGACAAGAACAGCGTCGTCCCCGAGAGCCTGAACCCGGAGACGCCCGGCAGAGAGAACTACGAGACCGCCCTCAGAACGCTTCTTGACGAGGCGAACGAACGACTCGAGACGGCACAGGTCGTCCACGAGGCGATGGCCGAGATTCGAGCCGACATCGAGGCCGTCTCGAAGACACCAGCAACGTGGGTGAGGTCCCGTGAACAGCTCGGACCACTCACGACGCGCAAGGAGGTCGCAGCGGAGACCGGCGTCCGAACCGACCGGCTACTCGAATACTCGGATGGCCGTCGGGCACCGACCGCGAGACGGGCGGAAGAGATACTGGTGACGCTCGGTGAGTCGGAGGGGACACCGCCGGTCCGAACGGTTCAGAACGAACTGGCTTCGGCCATCGACGCGCTCGGCGTCTCGTTCAATAGAGTCGGCGACGAGGCAGGTATTCGTGGGGCAGATGTGGCGAATCTCGTCCGGACAGAGGACCACGACATCGCTTCTCTCACCCGGTTCGAGACGGTCACCGAGGCTATCGAATCCATCGCGAACGATATGCTCTCGGTCGACGTACTCGACTCGATTCAGAAACTGGAGGCACTCGTCAGTGCCGACCTGTACTACGACGAGGTCGAATCCGTCGACCCGGTCGACGAGGAAACTCGCGTGTACGACCTGACGGTCCCGGAGAGCCACAACTACGTCGCAGGTGCGGTCCCCACCGTGATGCACAACACCGCTTCGGCCGTGTCCATCGCCAAGGAGATCTACGGCGACGAGTGGCGCGAGAACTTCCTCGAACTCAACGCCTCGGACCAGCGCGGCATCGACGTGGTCCGCGACCGCATCAAGAACTTCGCGCGCACGTCCTTCGGTGGCTACGACTACCGCATCATCTTCCTCGACGAGGCCGACGCGCTGACCTCCGACGCGCAGTCCGCCCTGCGCCGGACGATGGAGCAGTTCTCGAACAACACGCGCTTCATCCTCTCGTGTAACTACTCCAGCCAGATCATCGACCCCATCCAGTCGCGGTGTGCCGTCTTCCGGTTCACCCAGCTCTCGGACGAGGCGGTCGGCGAGCAGGTCCGCTACATCGCCGGCGAGGAGGGCATCCCCCTCACCGACGAGGGCGTCGACGCGCTCGTCTACGCGGCCGACGGCGACATGCGCAAGGCCATCAACGCGCTCCAGGCCGCCTCCGTCATGGGCGACGAGGTGACCGAGGAGACCGTCTACGCCATCACCGCCACGGCGCGCCCCGAGGAGGTCGAGGCGATGGTCACCGACGCCATCGAGGGCGACTTCATCGCGGCCCGCGCGAAACTCGACGAACTCCTGACCGAACGCGGGCTGGCCGGCGGCGACATCATCGACCAGCTCCACCGCTCGGCGTGGGAGTTCGACCTCTCCGAGGAAGCCGCGGTCCGCCTGATGGACCGCGTCGGCGAGGCCGACTTCCGCATCACCCAGGGTGCGAGCGAGCGCGTCCAGCTCGAGGCGCTGCTGGCGTCGCTCGCGCTCGACTGA